A window of uncultured Litoreibacter sp. contains these coding sequences:
- the eno gene encoding phosphopyruvate hydratase: MSTIIDIHAREILDSRGNPTVEVDVILEDGTMGRAAVPSGASTGAYEANEKRDGDKARYAGKGVLEAVAAVNGEIAENLLGEDATDQVSIDEMMIELDGTDNKARLGANAILGVSLATAKAAADFTTMPLYRYVGGTSARVLPVPMMNIINGGEHADNPIDIQEFMIMPVSAGNIRDAIRMGAEVFHVLKKELSAGGYSTGIGDEGGFAPNISSSREALDFILKAVEKAGYKPGEDIYLALDCAATEYYRDGKYEMKGEGKTLSSDDNVKYLAALAADYPIISIEDGMGEDDWDGWAALTAELGDKIQLVGDDLFVTNPARLADGIARKSANSMLVKVNQIGTLTETLRAVDMAHRAGFTNVMSHRSGETEDATIADLAVATNCGQIKTGSLSRSDRLAKYNQLIRIDEALGESAVYAGTSILKA; the protein is encoded by the coding sequence ATGAGCACCATCATCGATATTCACGCCCGCGAAATTCTCGACAGCCGGGGCAACCCGACGGTGGAGGTCGATGTGATCCTTGAAGATGGCACCATGGGCCGCGCCGCCGTGCCCTCGGGCGCGTCCACCGGCGCCTATGAGGCCAATGAGAAGCGCGACGGCGACAAAGCGCGCTACGCGGGCAAGGGCGTGCTGGAGGCGGTCGCCGCGGTCAACGGCGAGATTGCCGAGAACCTGCTGGGCGAGGACGCCACTGATCAAGTCTCCATCGATGAGATGATGATTGAACTCGATGGCACCGACAACAAGGCCCGCCTCGGTGCGAACGCCATTCTTGGTGTTTCGTTGGCAACCGCCAAAGCCGCTGCCGATTTCACCACCATGCCGCTCTACCGCTACGTTGGCGGCACCTCCGCCCGCGTTCTGCCCGTGCCGATGATGAACATCATCAATGGCGGCGAACACGCCGACAACCCGATCGACATTCAGGAATTCATGATCATGCCGGTCAGCGCCGGCAACATTCGCGACGCGATCCGCATGGGGGCAGAGGTCTTCCACGTGCTGAAAAAAGAGCTCTCCGCAGGTGGCTACTCCACCGGCATCGGCGACGAGGGCGGCTTTGCGCCCAACATCTCCTCCTCCCGCGAGGCGCTCGATTTCATTCTGAAGGCCGTCGAAAAAGCGGGCTACAAGCCGGGCGAAGACATCTATCTGGCCCTCGATTGCGCCGCGACCGAATATTACAGGGACGGAAAATACGAGATGAAGGGCGAGGGCAAAACGCTGTCTTCCGACGACAACGTCAAATACCTCGCAGCGCTTGCCGCCGACTACCCGATCATCTCCATCGAGGACGGCATGGGGGAGGATGACTGGGACGGCTGGGCCGCTTTGACGGCGGAACTTGGCGACAAGATCCAGCTGGTGGGCGACGACCTGTTCGTGACCAACCCCGCGCGTCTGGCCGACGGCATCGCTCGCAAATCGGCCAACTCCATGCTGGTGAAGGTCAACCAGATCGGCACGCTGACAGAGACCCTGCGCGCCGTCGACATGGCGCACCGCGCGGGCTTCACCAACGTGATGTCGCACCGCTCAGGCGAGACGGAGGACGCCACCATCGCAGACCTCGCCGTCGCCACCAATTGCGGCCAGATCAAAACCGGCTCCCTGTCGCGCTCCGACCGGCTGGCCAAATACAACCAGCTGATCCGCATCGACGAGGCGCTGGGCGAAAGCGCTGTCTACGCGGGCACGTCGATCCTGAAGGCTTAG
- a CDS encoding GNAT family N-acetyltransferase, with the protein MLRPLQQHPHFADCLRAGGREVVQTDAGVMLLRRFGLANVGLVSRGSAEMLEAQPPARTLRLFTPDHPMGTEMQDHGFARLRPAVKVAEWDISGPDLRSGLRKTWRHALDRADGLKLALTHMPDASNHWLLMAEQRQARDKRYRALPLWLTRAWATLHPKDSLLIEARAKGAVVAGMVFLRHGEVATYHISFTTPLGRQMEAHRVMLWRAAAHFASRGVVRLDLGTLDIDAAPGLARFKLGTGAQARALGGTWVSVPGLAAVRRQFVRQFPSGKKA; encoded by the coding sequence ATGCTGCGGCCCTTGCAACAACACCCCCATTTTGCCGACTGCCTGCGCGCCGGAGGGCGCGAAGTCGTGCAAACAGATGCCGGCGTGATGCTCCTGCGGCGGTTCGGATTGGCGAATGTGGGCTTGGTCTCTCGCGGCTCGGCGGAGATGTTGGAGGCGCAGCCCCCTGCCCGCACGCTGCGGCTGTTCACCCCTGACCATCCGATGGGCACCGAGATGCAGGATCACGGGTTTGCCCGGCTGCGCCCGGCGGTGAAAGTCGCGGAATGGGACATTTCGGGGCCTGATCTGCGGTCCGGCCTGCGCAAAACCTGGCGGCACGCCTTGGACCGCGCGGATGGGCTGAAGCTGGCGCTGACCCATATGCCTGATGCCAGCAACCATTGGCTGCTTATGGCTGAACAGCGGCAGGCCCGGGACAAACGCTACCGCGCGTTGCCGCTTTGGTTGACAAGGGCCTGGGCCACGTTGCACCCCAAGGACAGTTTGTTGATCGAAGCACGCGCCAAAGGCGCGGTAGTCGCGGGCATGGTGTTTTTGCGCCATGGCGAGGTTGCCACCTACCACATTTCCTTCACCACGCCGCTGGGCCGCCAGATGGAGGCGCATCGCGTCATGTTGTGGCGGGCGGCGGCGCATTTTGCGTCGCGCGGCGTGGTGCGGCTGGACCTTGGCACGCTGGACATCGACGCCGCGCCGGGGCTGGCGCGGTTCAAGCTGGGCACGGGCGCGCAGGCGCGCGCGCTGGGCGGCACATGGGTGTCCGTGCCCGGCCTGGCGGCAGTTCGGCGTCAGTTTGTCCGCCAGTTCCCATCCGGAAAGAAGGCCTGA
- a CDS encoding CBS domain-containing protein: MRVSQILQAKPEGGVVTIAPDATVSDAANLLSTKRIGSVVVTPDGKHAMGILSERDIVREIGKRGPGCLDDAVSAMMTRDPVTCSVDDTADEVLSRMTEGRFRHMPVVKDGDMIGLITIGDVVKSRLNELAMEKDALEGMIMGH; this comes from the coding sequence ATGCGCGTCAGCCAAATCCTCCAAGCCAAACCTGAGGGCGGGGTCGTCACGATCGCCCCCGACGCCACGGTGTCTGACGCCGCCAATCTGTTATCGACCAAACGCATCGGGTCGGTTGTGGTGACGCCGGATGGCAAACACGCCATGGGCATCCTGTCGGAACGCGACATCGTGCGCGAAATCGGCAAGCGCGGCCCGGGCTGCTTGGACGATGCGGTCAGTGCCATGATGACCCGGGACCCGGTGACATGTTCGGTTGATGACACCGCTGACGAAGTGCTGTCGCGCATGACCGAGGGCCGCTTCCGCCACATGCCGGTGGTCAAGGACGGCGACATGATCGGGCTGATCACCATCGGTGACGTGGTCAAATCGCGGCTGAACGAGCTGGCAATGGAAAAGGATGCCCTTGAGGGCATGATCATGGGGCATTGA
- a CDS encoding anhydro-N-acetylmuramic acid kinase, whose protein sequence is MSGTSLDGVDAAMILTDGEVISEFGGTAFRPYSPKEQAQLRAALGQWSDGAQVPAAQEVVETAHAAVLSRFTGAGTSARNGEGETAPKPRLIGFHGQTLAHDPYGLQGAPRTHQTGDGALMAELLQTPVVWDFRSADVELGGQGAPLAPFFHFACAKYIEATAPVAFLNLGGVGNLTYVDPTKTQPDDDGALLAFDTGPANAPVNDLMMARRNLPFDENGDCAARGHPSADIVQNFLTHPYFHKMPPKSLDRDDFEDLSAMVASLSDEDAATTLIACAAAAVARGLEHAPKPPKTIFVTGGGRKNLIFMKYLRNEINADVVDIDITGLNGDMLEAQAFAFLAVRVARGLPTSCPSTTGVAASVGGGTISKPSE, encoded by the coding sequence ATGTCCGGCACATCGCTCGATGGCGTTGATGCCGCGATGATCTTGACGGATGGGGAAGTGATTTCCGAGTTCGGTGGCACCGCCTTCCGCCCTTACAGCCCCAAGGAGCAGGCCCAGCTGCGAGCCGCCTTGGGCCAATGGTCGGATGGCGCACAAGTTCCCGCAGCGCAAGAGGTGGTGGAAACCGCCCATGCGGCAGTGCTCTCGCGCTTCACAGGTGCAGGCACTTCAGCCCGGAATGGCGAAGGCGAAACCGCACCGAAACCACGCCTTATCGGATTTCACGGCCAGACGCTTGCCCATGATCCTTACGGGCTGCAAGGCGCGCCACGAACGCACCAAACGGGCGACGGTGCGCTGATGGCTGAGCTGTTACAAACCCCGGTCGTGTGGGACTTTCGCAGCGCGGATGTCGAACTGGGCGGGCAGGGCGCGCCTTTGGCCCCGTTCTTTCACTTCGCTTGTGCCAAGTATATCGAGGCCACGGCCCCGGTCGCGTTCCTCAACCTTGGTGGCGTGGGCAACCTGACATATGTCGACCCCACCAAGACGCAGCCCGATGACGACGGCGCGCTTCTGGCGTTTGACACCGGCCCCGCCAATGCGCCAGTGAATGATCTCATGATGGCGCGGAGAAACCTTCCCTTTGATGAAAACGGCGACTGTGCGGCACGCGGGCATCCTAGCGCTGACATCGTGCAGAACTTCCTGACGCATCCCTATTTCCATAAAATGCCGCCTAAATCGCTGGATCGCGACGACTTCGAGGACCTGTCGGCAATGGTCGCATCGCTGTCTGACGAAGACGCCGCCACCACGCTTATCGCCTGCGCTGCCGCTGCCGTTGCGCGCGGGTTGGAACATGCGCCTAAGCCGCCAAAGACCATCTTTGTCACCGGCGGCGGGCGTAAAAACCTCATATTTATGAAATACCTACGAAACGAGATTAATGCTGATGTCGTAGACATCGACATCACCGGCCTGAACGGTGACATGCTAGAAGCGCAGGCCTTCGCCTTCCTCGCCGTCCGCGTCGCGCGCGGCTTGCCCACCAGCTGCCCCTCCACCACCGGCGTTGCCGCCAGTGTCGGCGGCGGGACGATCAGCAAGCCCTCAGAATAA
- a CDS encoding peptidylprolyl isomerase, producing MADEKDLENTILIELKDGTVEIALLPDVAPKHVERMKTLARAGAYDNVAFHRVIEGFMAQTGDVANGNMEKDFNIRMAGTGGSEHPDVPAEFSKLPHDRGTIGAARSANPDSANSQFFINFSDNAFLNGQYTVYGRVTSGMEHVDKIARGEPPMNPDRMISMKVAADV from the coding sequence ATGGCCGACGAAAAAGACCTCGAAAACACCATCCTCATCGAACTCAAAGACGGCACCGTCGAAATTGCGCTGCTGCCGGACGTGGCTCCAAAGCATGTGGAGCGGATGAAAACGCTGGCCCGTGCGGGCGCTTATGACAATGTGGCCTTCCACCGTGTCATCGAAGGCTTCATGGCGCAAACCGGCGACGTGGCAAACGGCAATATGGAGAAAGATTTCAACATCCGCATGGCGGGCACTGGCGGGTCCGAGCATCCAGATGTTCCGGCGGAGTTCTCCAAGCTGCCACATGATCGAGGCACTATCGGCGCGGCACGCTCTGCCAACCCTGACTCGGCCAATTCGCAATTCTTCATCAACTTCTCTGACAACGCCTTCCTGAACGGCCAATACACCGTCTATGGCCGCGTCACCTCGGGCATGGAGCATGTCGACAAGATCGCGCGCGGCGAGCCACCGATGAACCCTGATCGCATGATCTCCATGAAAGTGGCTGCGGATGTATAA
- the tyrS gene encoding tyrosine--tRNA ligase, with translation MAYHPKSDFLRVMIERGFLADCTDYQGLDEALVKGVVPAYIGFDATATSLHVGSLIQIMMLRWLQKTGHKPIVLMGGGTTKVGDPSFRADERPLLTEDQINGNIEGIKQVFSHYVSFGEAAADAIMVNNAEWLDGLNYLEFLRDVGRHFSVNRMLSFESVKSRLDREQSLSFLEFNYMILQAYDFMELHRRYGCLMQMGGSDQWGNIVNGIDLTRRILDDQVFGLTSPLLTTSDGKKMGKSQDGAVWLNADLVSAYQFWQFWRNTTDADVGRFLKLYTELPVAECDRLGALEGQEINDAKIVLANEVTTLLHGAEAAAAAEATAREVFEKGGTGDELPTLELSASDLGDGISVVQLIVRSGLAKSGKDAKRLIAEGGAKLNDADLTDAGLFMTPAELAAPIKLSAGKKRHALVKLV, from the coding sequence ATGGCATACCACCCCAAATCAGACTTCCTGCGCGTGATGATCGAACGCGGCTTTCTGGCCGATTGCACCGATTATCAGGGGCTGGACGAGGCTTTGGTCAAAGGCGTGGTCCCAGCCTATATCGGGTTTGACGCGACGGCGACGTCTTTGCATGTGGGATCACTGATCCAGATCATGATGCTGCGCTGGTTGCAGAAGACCGGCCACAAACCGATCGTTTTGATGGGTGGCGGCACCACCAAAGTGGGTGACCCGTCTTTCCGCGCGGATGAGCGGCCTTTGCTGACCGAGGACCAAATCAACGGCAATATCGAGGGCATCAAACAGGTGTTTTCGCATTACGTGTCCTTTGGCGAGGCCGCGGCTGATGCGATCATGGTCAACAACGCCGAATGGCTGGACGGGCTGAACTATCTTGAGTTTCTGCGCGACGTGGGGCGGCATTTCTCGGTCAACCGGATGCTGTCTTTTGAGAGCGTGAAGTCTCGGCTGGACCGAGAACAATCGTTGAGCTTTTTGGAGTTCAACTACATGATCCTGCAGGCGTATGACTTCATGGAGCTGCACCGCCGCTACGGATGCCTGATGCAAATGGGCGGCTCGGACCAGTGGGGCAACATCGTCAACGGGATCGACCTGACCCGGCGCATTCTGGACGATCAGGTGTTCGGGCTGACTTCGCCGTTGCTGACCACATCTGACGGCAAAAAGATGGGCAAGTCTCAGGACGGCGCGGTGTGGCTGAACGCGGATTTGGTCTCGGCCTACCAATTCTGGCAGTTCTGGCGGAACACCACGGACGCGGATGTGGGGCGTTTCTTGAAGCTGTATACCGAACTGCCGGTTGCGGAGTGCGACCGATTGGGCGCATTGGAAGGGCAAGAGATCAACGACGCCAAAATCGTGTTGGCCAATGAGGTGACGACCCTTTTGCACGGGGCTGAAGCCGCAGCGGCCGCCGAAGCCACGGCGCGCGAAGTGTTCGAAAAGGGCGGCACGGGCGACGAGCTGCCGACTTTGGAATTGTCGGCCAGCGATCTGGGCGACGGCATTTCAGTCGTGCAGTTGATTGTGCGCTCTGGATTGGCGAAATCCGGCAAGGACGCCAAACGGTTGATCGCGGAAGGCGGCGCCAAGCTGAATGACGCGGACCTGACGGATGCGGGGCTGTTCATGACGCCGGCTGAATTGGCCGCACCAATCAAGTTGAGCGCAGGCAAGAAGCGCCACGCTTTGGTCAAGCTGGTTTAA
- a CDS encoding DUF3179 domain-containing protein, whose amino-acid sequence MLPAMAYSKSLKSGWPDTDFSKTTVDLNSIRSGGPGKDGIPAIDDPQFIKVADETRLADREPVIALEIGGPPRAYPIRYFMVHEIVNDVVNGTPVAVTFCPLCNSAMVFDARVGGKPHTFGVSGNLRNSDMVMYDRQTESWWQQAVGEGIVGQHAGAELKQLPSWMESWADFKARNPDGIVLNAPRRNFNYGYNPYVNYDSSARPFLYSGELPPNGIDPMERVVRVGDSAWPMTRIAAQRSITEAGVTLTHEGQQASALDTGNIAKGKPVSTIRVRDAQGRDVPHDVMFAFAFQAFFPDGNWRTN is encoded by the coding sequence ATGCTGCCAGCCATGGCGTATAGCAAGTCGCTGAAATCCGGATGGCCGGACACCGATTTTTCCAAAACCACCGTGGATCTGAATTCGATCCGCTCCGGCGGTCCGGGCAAGGACGGCATCCCGGCAATTGATGATCCGCAATTCATCAAGGTCGCTGACGAGACCCGCCTCGCAGACCGGGAACCCGTCATCGCATTGGAAATTGGCGGCCCGCCGCGCGCCTATCCGATCCGATATTTCATGGTCCATGAGATCGTCAACGATGTGGTGAACGGCACGCCCGTCGCGGTTACGTTCTGCCCACTGTGCAACTCGGCCATGGTGTTTGACGCGCGGGTGGGCGGCAAGCCGCACACATTCGGCGTCTCCGGCAATCTGCGCAATTCGGATATGGTGATGTATGATCGGCAGACGGAATCGTGGTGGCAGCAGGCCGTAGGCGAGGGGATCGTGGGACAGCACGCGGGGGCCGAGCTGAAACAACTGCCCAGCTGGATGGAAAGCTGGGCCGACTTCAAAGCCCGCAACCCCGACGGCATCGTGCTGAACGCGCCGCGCCGAAATTTCAACTACGGCTACAACCCTTATGTGAACTATGACAGCTCCGCCCGGCCGTTCCTCTATTCCGGCGAGCTGCCGCCAAATGGCATTGATCCGATGGAACGCGTGGTCCGCGTCGGCGACAGCGCGTGGCCAATGACCCGCATCGCCGCCCAGAGATCCATCACCGAGGCGGGCGTGACACTGACCCATGAGGGCCAGCAGGCCTCGGCGCTGGACACTGGCAACATCGCCAAGGGGAAGCCCGTGTCAACCATCCGGGTGCGCGACGCGCAAGGGCGCGACGTGCCCCATGATGTGATGTTCGCCTTCGCCTTTCAGGCCTTCTTTCCGGATGGGAACTGGCGGACAAACTGA
- the coaD gene encoding pantetheine-phosphate adenylyltransferase, with the protein MRTGLYPGTFDPVTLGHTDIIRRACSLVDRLVIGVAINRDKGPLFELEERVAMIEAECVALSEQTGCEIVAHPFDNLLIHCARDVGASVIIRGLRAVADFEYEYQMVGMNRAMDDSIETVFLMAEAQHQAIASKLVKEIARLGGDISGFVSPAVATQLKERLG; encoded by the coding sequence ATGCGCACAGGATTGTACCCCGGCACGTTTGACCCCGTCACCCTGGGGCATACCGACATCATTCGGCGGGCCTGCTCGCTGGTAGACCGTTTGGTCATTGGTGTTGCAATCAATCGGGACAAGGGGCCGCTGTTCGAGCTTGAAGAACGCGTCGCCATGATCGAGGCGGAATGCGTCGCCCTGTCTGAACAGACCGGCTGCGAGATCGTGGCGCACCCCTTTGACAACCTTCTGATCCACTGCGCCCGCGATGTTGGCGCCAGCGTCATCATCCGTGGTCTGCGCGCCGTCGCGGATTTTGAGTATGAATACCAGATGGTCGGCATGAACCGCGCCATGGACGATTCCATCGAGACGGTGTTTTTGATGGCCGAGGCCCAACATCAGGCGATTGCCTCCAAGCTGGTCAAGGAAATCGCGCGCCTTGGCGGCGACATTTCGGGCTTTGTCTCGCCTGCGGTCGCGACCCAGTTAAAAGAACGGCTTGGCTAA
- a CDS encoding GFA family protein, protein MGLTGKCLCGAISYTVTGEPTHLSACHCSMCRRWSGGVFLGMGAAPDAVTFKGEENLTIFTSSDWAERGFCKTCGANMFYRVTAPGQHQGVYHLGSGTLDDHGDLQLTEQLFIDIKPKGYGFADKTNDMTQAQVEAMFSDVS, encoded by the coding sequence ATGGGATTGACCGGAAAATGTTTGTGCGGGGCGATCAGCTACACGGTGACGGGCGAGCCCACCCATCTGTCGGCCTGCCATTGTTCGATGTGTCGCCGCTGGTCCGGCGGGGTTTTCCTTGGCATGGGCGCGGCGCCCGACGCTGTCACGTTCAAGGGCGAAGAAAATCTGACGATTTTTACCTCCTCAGATTGGGCGGAACGTGGGTTTTGTAAGACCTGCGGGGCCAATATGTTCTACCGCGTGACGGCACCAGGGCAGCATCAAGGGGTGTATCACTTGGGCTCAGGCACGTTGGACGACCACGGCGATTTGCAGCTGACGGAGCAATTGTTCATCGACATCAAGCCCAAGGGCTACGGGTTTGCGGACAAAACGAACGACATGACCCAAGCTCAGGTGGAGGCGATGTTCAGCGACGTCAGTTGA
- a CDS encoding peptidylprolyl isomerase gives MYKAALALALMSGAAFASGLEIDVAGKGTIKIDLLEDVAPKHVTQITAIAGEGGYDGVVFHRVIDGFMAQTGDVEFGKAGGDLRRAGTGGSQYDDLPSEFSDLNYDRGVVGMARSQSPNSANSQFFIMFEEGSFLNGQYTIVGRVTEGMEVVDAITRGDGANGAFVNAQQDVMEAVRVTE, from the coding sequence ATGTATAAGGCAGCACTAGCACTGGCTCTGATGTCCGGGGCGGCGTTTGCCTCCGGTCTGGAGATCGACGTCGCGGGCAAAGGCACGATCAAGATTGATCTGCTGGAAGACGTGGCCCCAAAACATGTCACCCAAATCACCGCAATCGCGGGCGAGGGCGGCTATGACGGCGTGGTCTTCCACCGCGTCATCGACGGCTTCATGGCGCAGACCGGCGATGTGGAGTTCGGCAAAGCGGGCGGCGATCTGCGGCGCGCAGGGACCGGCGGGTCACAATATGACGATTTGCCGTCCGAGTTCTCTGACCTCAACTATGACCGCGGCGTTGTCGGCATGGCGCGCAGCCAATCGCCCAATTCTGCCAACTCTCAGTTCTTCATCATGTTTGAGGAAGGCAGCTTCCTGAACGGGCAATACACCATCGTGGGCCGCGTCACCGAGGGCATGGAGGTGGTTGACGCCATCACCCGCGGCGACGGCGCAAACGGTGCGTTCGTAAACGCTCAGCAGGACGTGATGGAAGCTGTGCGGGTGACCGAGTAG
- a CDS encoding DUF2185 domain-containing protein, which translates to MIELLVRWLPNHLFDVYRRWFGTYEILDPRPMARQNPYTFHLPENEEVEAIEPGGLVKLIFTSVPEARDTAGERMWLIVTGRDGAFFEGVLDNIPSDIPQLRYQQEIKFEAHHIIDVIWNDDANRAKFAGDDQKWFMRCLVDDCVVYEDVPIGLIYREEAEKLGGEHVDSGWRILGDQTGLDESEIDARTRSWIAIGVVLNRDDGFVDLLHHPAGSAFERDAITGQYVPERIH; encoded by the coding sequence TTGATAGAACTTTTGGTTCGTTGGCTTCCTAATCACCTGTTCGACGTTTATCGCAGATGGTTCGGCACCTATGAAATTCTGGACCCGCGCCCAATGGCGCGGCAAAACCCTTACACTTTTCACCTTCCGGAAAACGAAGAGGTTGAGGCCATTGAACCCGGTGGTCTCGTCAAACTTATATTTACGTCCGTTCCAGAGGCGCGCGACACGGCTGGCGAAAGAATGTGGCTGATCGTGACCGGTCGTGACGGTGCTTTCTTTGAAGGTGTGCTGGACAATATTCCATCAGACATTCCGCAATTGCGGTATCAGCAGGAAATCAAATTTGAGGCGCACCACATCATTGATGTGATCTGGAACGACGATGCGAATCGCGCGAAATTTGCCGGTGACGATCAAAAGTGGTTCATGCGATGTCTAGTGGATGACTGCGTCGTTTATGAAGATGTACCAATAGGCTTGATCTACCGCGAAGAAGCCGAAAAACTTGGAGGTGAGCACGTCGATAGTGGATGGCGAATTCTCGGGGATCAGACCGGGCTTGATGAGTCTGAGATAGACGCACGCACCCGATCATGGATTGCGATAGGTGTCGTACTCAACCGGGACGATGGGTTTGTGGACCTACTTCATCATCCGGCCGGAAGCGCTTTCGAACGAGATGCAATTACAGGCCAGTATGTGCCCGAACGCATCCATTGA
- a CDS encoding cupin domain-containing protein: protein MTPDDLIARLALQPHPEGGWYRQTWAADGDGRPAGTCIYFLLKQGERSHWHRVDASEIWHFYAGTPLVLSVSETDQGPATDHVLGPNFAAGQRPQIVVPDGRWQAASAPDGWALVGCTVSPGFQFEGFELAPEGFDIPRGVTSKDVFKGLF, encoded by the coding sequence ATGACACCCGATGACCTGATTGCCCGCCTCGCCCTGCAGCCCCACCCCGAAGGCGGCTGGTACCGCCAGACCTGGGCGGCGGACGGCGACGGGCGGCCTGCGGGGACCTGCATCTACTTCTTGCTGAAGCAGGGCGAGCGCTCGCATTGGCACCGGGTGGACGCGAGCGAGATATGGCATTTCTACGCGGGCACCCCGTTGGTGCTGTCAGTGTCAGAGACGGATCAGGGACCCGCTACGGACCATGTGTTGGGACCGAATTTTGCGGCTGGCCAGCGGCCACAGATCGTGGTGCCGGACGGGCGGTGGCAGGCGGCATCCGCGCCTGATGGCTGGGCGCTGGTGGGCTGCACCGTGTCGCCGGGGTTTCAGTTTGAGGGGTTCGAACTGGCGCCGGAAGGCTTCGACATACCGCGCGGGGTCACGTCGAAAGACGTGTTCAAGGGGTTATTCTGA
- a CDS encoding LysR family transcriptional regulator — translation MSDPKWDDLRVFLAVAREETLSAAGKTLKLDPATVGRRVARLETDLDAALFLKSPQGYVLTPAGQRLLDKATTVETAMLDLSGDVTDRAGALTGQIRLGAPDGAANYLLPQVCSKICADNPGLEVQLVALPRVFNLSKREADMAVTVSPPATGRLTVQKLSDYKLHLAASTSYLRSMPPLQSLQDLKAHKIIGYISDLIFDKELDYLSEIGSPKVDFASNSVSVQINWARGGAGVVIAHDFALPNAPELQKVLADQMSLTRSFYLVRHADDRKIARLTRFAEELATHLPREIARLEART, via the coding sequence ATGTCTGATCCAAAATGGGATGACCTGCGCGTCTTTCTGGCGGTCGCCCGGGAGGAAACTCTCTCGGCGGCGGGCAAGACCCTGAAGCTGGACCCCGCAACCGTCGGGCGGCGCGTCGCGCGGCTGGAAACCGACCTCGACGCGGCGCTGTTTCTCAAATCGCCACAGGGCTACGTGCTGACCCCTGCGGGACAGCGGCTGCTGGACAAGGCAACCACGGTTGAAACGGCCATGTTAGACCTCAGCGGTGACGTCACAGACCGGGCAGGGGCGCTGACGGGGCAAATCAGGCTCGGAGCCCCTGATGGTGCGGCCAACTACCTGTTGCCGCAAGTCTGTTCCAAAATCTGCGCCGACAATCCGGGGCTCGAGGTGCAGCTGGTAGCGCTGCCGCGCGTCTTCAACCTGTCCAAGCGGGAGGCAGACATGGCTGTCACCGTCTCCCCGCCAGCGACGGGGCGGCTGACGGTGCAAAAGCTCAGCGACTACAAGCTGCACCTCGCGGCCAGCACGTCCTATTTGCGATCCATGCCGCCGCTGCAGAGCCTGCAGGACCTCAAGGCGCATAAGATCATCGGCTACATCTCCGATCTGATCTTTGACAAAGAGCTCGATTACCTGTCGGAGATAGGCTCCCCCAAGGTGGATTTCGCGTCCAATTCCGTCTCGGTGCAGATCAACTGGGCGCGGGGCGGGGCGGGTGTGGTCATCGCCCATGACTTCGCGCTGCCCAACGCGCCGGAGCTGCAAAAGGTGCTGGCCGACCAAATGTCGCTGACCCGCAGCTTCTATCTGGTGCGCCACGCCGATGACCGCAAAATCGCGCGGCTGACCCGGTTTGCGGAGGAACTTGCGACGCATCTTCCGCGTGAAATCGCGCGTCTGGAGGCGCGTACTTGA